The proteins below are encoded in one region of Candidatus Aegiribacteria sp.:
- a CDS encoding helix-turn-helix domain-containing protein has protein sequence MEGLGKQVRFHRMKAGLTQLQLANMAGVGKTTVFDIEKGKTSVRIDSLLAVLGIVNIDIQFSGPLSTEYEKLLERENN, from the coding sequence ATGGAAGGCCTGGGCAAACAGGTACGGTTCCACCGCATGAAAGCCGGGTTAACACAGCTTCAGCTGGCCAACATGGCTGGAGTAGGCAAGACTACAGTATTCGATATTGAGAAGGGCAAAACCTCAGTGCGAATCGACAGCCTTCTGGCTGTCCTTGGGATAGTGAATATTGATATTCAGTTTTCAGGACCCTTGAGTACGGAGTATGAGAAACTGTTGGAACGCGAGAACAACTGA